A region from the Coffea eugenioides isolate CCC68of chromosome 9, Ceug_1.0, whole genome shotgun sequence genome encodes:
- the LOC113783606 gene encoding LOB domain-containing protein 1-like: MECSSTTTTTTTMCAASQNQPLSPSSSPSLSPRAGSPKNGPPSPPPVILSPCAACKILRRRCAEKCVLAPYFPPTEPLKFTIAHKVFGASNIIKMLQELPEDQRADAVNSMVYEANSRIRDPVYGCAGAICQLQKQISELQAELAKAQAEMLNFQCQNDNLKSLICMGMAAQDDQEIKSEQHLSCDNTSLFLDDANIYAAWEPLWT; this comes from the exons ATGGAGTGCAGCAGCACAACCACTACCACTACAACCATGTGTGCCGCGTCTCAGAATCAACCTCTGTCGCCTTCATCATCTCCTTCATTGTCTCCGAGGGCTGGATCTCCCAAAAATGGTCCGCCATCTCCTCCACCAGTCATTCTTAGCCCTTGTGCCGCATGCAAAATCCTCCGCCGCAGATGCGCAGAGAAATGTGTATTGGCTCCATACTTTCCGCCAACTGAGCCCTTAAAGTTCACCATTGCACATAAAGTATTTGGAGCTAGCAACATTATCAAGATGTTGCAG GAACTCCCAGAGGACCAAAGAGCAGATGCTGTGAACAGCATGGTTTACGAAGCGAATTCGAGGATTAGAGATCCAGTTTATGGCTGTGCAGGGGCAATTTGTCAGCTGCAGAAGCAAATTAGTGAGCTCCAAGCAGAACTTGCCAAGGCACAGGCTGAGATGTTGAACTTTCAATGCCAAAATGACAATCTCAAGTCCTTAATCTGCATGGGAATGGCAGCACAAGATGATCAAGAAATCAAGTCCGAACAGCATCTAAGCTGTGATAATACAAGCTTATTTCTTGATGATGCAAATATATATGCTGCTTGGGAACCACTCTGGACATAA